A portion of the Sabethes cyaneus chromosome 3, idSabCyanKW18_F2, whole genome shotgun sequence genome contains these proteins:
- the LOC128740340 gene encoding kinesin light chain-like, giving the protein MTIIKNSQQICQQAASFGNAKLEKPKQRLQLSEISFLNIPEEKKPKACLCDGELPDLTALQTVSCNSSSRSLQDIHFEALKCFTKGQYEKVIPLCKAAVEELEQTCGHYHPNVATMLTILALVYRDQGRNKESVDLLYEAMAIRKKTLERRHPAMVSTFSALAEVNGKCGNWQEAERFCRKVLDIRERTLGSNHPDVAKQFYNLALLCQKQRKYDLGVAYHVRALQIYQTVLGPDSMTVVTIRNSLARCYQKQRKFNDAETVYKKELTRIHEIKFGPIDDSNKPIWQIAEERENDRTKPRDNTPYSIYGSWHRIDLVNTLTVWTTLERLAKLYNKQGKMEASRILENCAKRMEATNVTFVAEPRPRKSKKNHKNKNYNLPVINRLRREKQYK; this is encoded by the coding sequence ATGACAATTATAAAAAATTCGCAACAAATTTGCCAGCAAGCTGCCAGCTTCGGTAATGCAAAATTAGAAAAGCCCAAACAACGGTTACAATTGTCCGAGATAAGCTTTCTGAACATACCAGAGGAGAAAAAACCTAAGGCGTGCTTGTGCGATGGCGAGCTTCCAGATTTAACCGCTCTGCAAACTGTCTCTTGCAACAGTTCCAGCCGTTCGTTGCAAGACATCCACTTTGAAGCCCTTAAATGTTTTACAAAAGGCCAATACGAAAAGGTTATCCCTCTCTGTAAGGCAGCTGTAGAAGAGTTGGAGCAGACATGTGGCCACTATCACCCGAACGTTGCGACGATGCTGACGATTCTTGCGCTGGTCTATCGTGATCAGGGTAGAAACAAGGAGTCTGTAGATCTGTTATACGAAGCCATGGCAATTCGCAAGAAAACTCTCGAAAGACGACATCCTGCTATGGTCTCAACTTTCAGTGCCCTAGCTGAAGTGAATGGAAAATGTGGCAACTGGCAGGAAGCGGAGCGATTCTGTAGGAAAGTCTTAGACATTCGAGAACGCACATTGGGTTCAAATCATCCGGACGTAGCCAAGCAATTTTACAACTTGGCTTTGCTGTGCCAGAAGCAGCGAAAATACGACTTAGGGGTAGCCTATCACGTGCGAGCATTACAGATCTACCAAACGGTGTTGGGACCAGATTCTATGACTGTTGTAACCATCAGAAATAGCTTAGCTAGGTGTTATCAAAAGCAAAGAAAGTTCAACGATGCAGAAACCGTGTATAAAAAGGAATTGACCAGGATACATGAGATTAAATTTGGCCCTATTGACGATAGTAATAAGCCAATTTGGCAAATTGCCGAGGAACGCGAGAACGACCGAACAAAGCCACGTGACAACACACCGTATAGTATTTACGGCAGCTGGCACAGGATCGACCTGGTGAATACATTGACGGTTTGGACTACGTTGGAGCGTCTTGCtaagttatacaacaaacagGGCAAGATGGAAGCCTCGAGAATACTGGAGAACTGCGCCAAGCGGATGGAAGCCACTAATGTCACATTTGTGGCAGAACCGAGGCcacgaaaaagtaaaaagaatcataaaaacaaaaattataatcTGCCTGTGATTAATAGATTAAGGCGTGAGAAACAATACAAATAG
- the LOC128740339 gene encoding kinesin light chain-like, producing MSQEEFVNKIKEMTIKCDDSSGPHSGKERNELADHWTTVGRPTEKSQQQSSIAHRSKNTGYREKLSGREMHNLILKYSVEGNHTMVILLCEEAIDDLTKKHGRNHRNVATVLNILGLTYRDLGRYEEAKDVINEVLVIREKTHKDNHPLFMATLSTLSALHGKCRIWPEAARHSTRLLEIRKRTLGKYHPDVAWHMYSLASIYRNQHKYDKCEFYCKQALHIFESIFGPHDLNVAKTSNGLASCYIEQGKFDDAERMYKQVLTRVHERKFGPIDDNNKPIWQIAEEHEANRIKRDNTPYSIYGNWHRVDVVNCATVKQALQYLAGLYGKKGLKIAACTVVKCVMRMTDEHIPCIPNPRFPRKRCRCPKNGLPPVINRLRREKQYK from the coding sequence ATGTCACAAGAAGAGTTCGTTAACAAAATCAAGGAAATGACTATTAAGTGTGACGATAGTAGTGGACCGCATTCTGGGAAGGAGCGTAACGAGCTTGCTGATCACTGGACTACCGTGGGCCGTCCAACCGAAAAATCGCAGCAGCAGTCGTCAATCGCTCACCGAAGTAAAAATACCGGATACCGTGAAAAGCTTTCGGGACGAGAGATGCACAATCTGATTCTTAAATATTCTGTAGAAGGCAACCATACCATGGTTATCCTCCTCTGTGAGGAAGCTATAGACGATTTGACCAAGAAACATGGCCGCAATCACCGGAACGTCGCTACCGTGCTGAATATTCTAGGATTAACATATCGCGATCTGGGCAGATACGAGGAGGCTAAAGACGTGATAAATGAAGTGCTGGTTATTCGAGAGAAAACGCACAAAGATAATCATCCTCTGTTCATGGCAACTTTGTCTACCTTATCGGCGTTGCACGGAAAATGCCGCATATGGCCAGAAGCGGCGCGCCACTCTACGCGGCTTTTAGAAATTCGGAAACGCACATTGGGTAAATATCATCCCGATGTAGCCTGGCATATGTATTCTTTGGCATCGATATACAGAAACCAGCATAAATATGACAAATGTGAGTTCTATTGCAAGCAAGCATTGCACATATTTGAATCGATATTCGGTCCACATGACCTGAACGTCGCAAAAACCAGTAATGGTTTAGCTAGTTGCTACATAGAGCAGGGAAAGTTTGATGATGCAGAGAGAATGTACAAACAGGTCCTAACGAGAGTACATGAGAGGAAGTTTGGCCCTATCGACGATAATAACAAGCCGATCTGGCAGATTGCGGAAGAACACGAAGCCAATCGGATAAAACGAGATAATACGCCGTACAGCATTTACGGCAACTGGCACCGGGTCGACGTGGTGAATTGCGCAACGGTAAAGCAAGCGTTGCAATACCTTGCTGGGTTGTACGGCAAAAAAGGCCTAAAAATAGCAGCGTGCACAGTGGTAAAATGCGTCATGCGAATGACAGACGAACACATCCCATGTATACCGAACCCAAGATTTCCACGAAAGAGATGCCGTTGTCCCAAGAACGGTTTACCGCCGGTAATCAATAGATTAAGACGtgaaaaacaatacaaatag